The Sinomicrobium kalidii genome contains a region encoding:
- a CDS encoding M13 family metallopeptidase codes for MKIMYTHRVLLGVTALALVASCKQENKKEAAAVEKIPGINLKYMDTTVTPGNDFFRFVNGRWLDSTKIPDDKTRWGSFLELREKTNTDALAVLEEAVNDTSLAPDSDQAKAVHLYETIMDMESRNAQGVAPLKPYLDKIDAINSVEALQAYLLEMEPYGGGGFFGVDVRADAKDSDKNVAYLNAGSLGLPDRDYYVANDEDSKEKREKYKTHIARMLQFIDYDEATAAKAAENILAFETEMATPRLDKVERRNPEKRYNPTAVTDLKKTAPVVDWDNYFSTLGITEDTVVIGEVRYFKELPGLLVKEHLDDWKSYLKWTALNRAANLLSEEIETANWDFYSKTLKGAKEQEPRDKRALQTINWAVGEALGKLYVEKKFPPEAKAKAEEMIANVIRAFEARIQALPWMDGETKAKAIEKLNKTTIKIGYPDKWKDYSELDIKTAAEGGSYMENMMNVSNWSFKRDVEKLGKPVDKTEWYMAPQIVNAYFNPSYNEIVFPAAILQPPFFNFTADAAVNYGGIGAVIGHEISHSFDDQGAKYDADGNLENWWTEKDFEEFQALGNDLAEQYSNIEVLPDVFINGKFTLGENIGDLGGVNAAYDGLQLYLKEHGNPGPIDGYTPEQRFFMSWTTVWRSKIRDEALKNQIKTDPHSPGQYRATQPLLNIDAFYKAFDIKEGDKMYLEPERRVKIW; via the coding sequence ATGAAAATAATGTATACTCATCGTGTACTGCTGGGGGTTACGGCCCTGGCCCTGGTTGCTTCGTGTAAACAGGAAAACAAAAAGGAGGCTGCTGCTGTGGAGAAAATTCCGGGAATTAACCTGAAATATATGGACACTACCGTAACTCCCGGAAATGATTTTTTCCGCTTTGTGAACGGAAGATGGCTGGACTCAACAAAGATTCCGGACGACAAAACCCGTTGGGGGAGCTTTCTCGAACTGCGGGAAAAGACAAACACCGATGCGCTGGCTGTCCTGGAAGAAGCCGTGAATGACACTTCCCTGGCCCCGGATTCCGATCAGGCAAAAGCCGTTCATCTTTATGAGACCATTATGGACATGGAGTCCAGGAATGCGCAGGGAGTTGCCCCGCTAAAACCCTACCTGGACAAGATAGATGCCATCAATTCTGTAGAAGCGCTCCAGGCTTATCTTCTGGAGATGGAACCATACGGTGGCGGTGGCTTTTTCGGAGTAGACGTAAGGGCAGATGCGAAAGACAGTGATAAAAATGTGGCCTATCTCAATGCCGGAAGCCTGGGACTGCCGGACAGGGATTATTATGTTGCCAATGATGAGGACTCAAAAGAGAAAAGGGAAAAGTACAAGACACACATAGCCCGCATGTTGCAGTTTATCGATTATGACGAGGCAACGGCGGCAAAAGCGGCCGAAAACATACTGGCTTTCGAAACCGAAATGGCAACGCCCCGCCTGGACAAGGTGGAGCGGAGGAACCCGGAAAAAAGGTACAACCCTACGGCGGTGACAGACCTGAAAAAGACGGCGCCTGTAGTCGACTGGGATAATTATTTTTCAACCCTGGGGATAACCGAAGATACTGTTGTTATCGGTGAAGTGAGATATTTCAAAGAGCTTCCCGGTCTTCTGGTAAAGGAACATCTCGACGACTGGAAATCCTATCTGAAATGGACTGCCCTGAACCGGGCGGCAAATCTGTTGTCTGAAGAAATAGAAACAGCCAACTGGGACTTCTACAGCAAAACCCTGAAAGGAGCCAAGGAACAGGAACCGAGAGACAAAAGGGCCCTGCAAACCATCAACTGGGCCGTAGGGGAAGCACTTGGAAAACTCTATGTCGAAAAGAAATTTCCACCGGAGGCCAAGGCAAAGGCTGAAGAAATGATAGCCAATGTCATCCGGGCATTTGAAGCGCGCATACAGGCACTGCCCTGGATGGACGGGGAAACAAAGGCCAAAGCCATTGAAAAACTGAACAAGACCACGATTAAAATAGGTTATCCGGACAAATGGAAAGACTATTCGGAGCTGGACATAAAAACAGCAGCCGAAGGAGGTTCTTATATGGAGAACATGATGAACGTTTCGAACTGGAGCTTTAAGAGGGATGTGGAAAAACTGGGTAAACCGGTAGATAAGACCGAATGGTACATGGCCCCGCAGATCGTGAATGCCTATTTTAACCCTTCGTATAACGAGATCGTATTCCCTGCGGCCATTCTTCAGCCTCCTTTCTTCAATTTTACTGCAGATGCTGCGGTAAATTACGGGGGCATAGGAGCAGTGATCGGTCACGAAATATCGCACAGTTTTGACGACCAGGGTGCCAAATATGATGCTGACGGAAACCTGGAAAACTGGTGGACTGAGAAGGATTTCGAAGAATTTCAGGCGCTCGGGAACGACCTTGCAGAACAGTACAGTAATATAGAAGTGTTGCCCGATGTTTTTATAAACGGAAAGTTCACCCTGGGAGAAAATATAGGTGACCTGGGCGGGGTTAATGCCGCTTATGACGGTCTTCAGCTATACCTGAAGGAACATGGAAATCCCGGCCCCATAGATGGCTATACGCCCGAACAACGGTTTTTTATGTCCTGGACCACCGTATGGAGGTCCAAGATAAGGGACGAAGCGCTGAAAAACCAGATAAAGACCGACCCGCACTCTCCCGGACAATACCGGGCTACACAACCGCTTCTTAACATCGATGCTTTTTATAAGGCATTTGATATAAAGGAAGGGGACAAAATGTACCTGGAGCCCGAAAGACGGGTGAAAATATGGTAA
- a CDS encoding ribonuclease HII, with the protein MLKHHFHKTLEAGTDEAGRGCLAGPVTAAAVILPESFVNTVLNDSKQLSEHSRERLRPVLEQESLCFGVCHVFEDEIDEINILNASITGMHRAIDQLSAIPEFILVDGNRFKPYKDIPYECIVKGDSKYMSIAAASVLAKTHRDAYMEKIHEEYPMYNWKKNKGYPTKEHREAIKKYGVTKYHRKSFRLLPEQLTLEF; encoded by the coding sequence ATGTTAAAACATCATTTTCATAAAACCCTGGAAGCCGGAACGGATGAAGCAGGCAGAGGCTGCCTTGCCGGACCGGTCACCGCCGCAGCCGTAATACTCCCCGAAAGCTTTGTCAATACCGTACTCAATGACTCCAAACAACTGTCAGAACATTCCAGGGAACGATTGCGCCCGGTACTCGAACAAGAATCCCTGTGCTTCGGGGTTTGTCATGTCTTTGAAGATGAAATAGACGAGATCAACATATTAAACGCTTCTATCACGGGAATGCACCGGGCCATCGACCAGCTATCCGCCATTCCCGAATTTATCCTTGTAGACGGCAACAGGTTTAAACCTTATAAAGACATTCCCTACGAATGCATTGTGAAAGGAGACAGCAAATACATGAGTATCGCTGCCGCATCCGTCCTGGCCAAAACCCATCGGGATGCCTATATGGAAAAGATACATGAAGAGTACCCGATGTACAACTGGAAGAAGAACAAGGGATACCCCACCAAAGAACACCGGGAAGCCATAAAAAAATACGGGGTCACCAAATATCACCGGAAGAGCTTCCGGCTACTCCCCGAACAACTAACGCTGGAATTCTGA